In Alkalihalobacterium alkalinitrilicum, a genomic segment contains:
- the cobA gene encoding uroporphyrinogen-III C-methyltransferase translates to MNSGKVYLVGAGPGDPKLITVRGLECIKAADVIIYDRLANPSLLEYAHAHAEFIYCGKLPKHHTLKQEQINDLLVAKAQEGKVVTRLKGGDPCVFGRVGEEAEVLARCDIPYEIVPGVSSGIAAPAYAGIPVTHRDFGSSFAMVTGHLQHEENNEEKWKALASGIDTIAFYMGVKNLPLICTELIRHGKKETTPVAIIEWGTTERQRTIVGTLQNIEKTASEANVSHPAIILVGEIVSFREKMQWFSEGGVGVSS, encoded by the coding sequence ATGAACAGTGGAAAGGTGTACTTAGTTGGGGCAGGTCCAGGCGATCCGAAGTTAATTACGGTACGTGGATTAGAGTGCATAAAAGCAGCGGACGTGATCATTTATGATCGACTGGCTAACCCTTCTCTACTTGAATATGCTCATGCTCATGCTGAATTCATATATTGCGGGAAACTTCCGAAGCATCATACGCTAAAGCAAGAGCAAATTAATGATTTATTAGTAGCGAAAGCGCAAGAAGGAAAAGTGGTTACGAGATTAAAAGGGGGCGACCCTTGTGTGTTTGGTAGAGTGGGTGAAGAAGCAGAGGTACTAGCTCGGTGCGATATTCCGTATGAAATTGTTCCTGGGGTATCGTCTGGTATTGCTGCACCCGCATATGCAGGAATTCCTGTAACACATCGTGATTTTGGGTCTAGCTTTGCGATGGTTACTGGACACCTACAACATGAAGAAAATAATGAGGAAAAGTGGAAGGCGTTAGCTAGTGGAATAGATACCATTGCTTTTTATATGGGTGTGAAAAATTTACCATTGATCTGTACCGAGCTCATTCGTCATGGGAAAAAGGAAACAACCCCAGTCGCTATTATTGAATGGGGAACAACGGAGAGGCAAAGGACGATTGTTGGAACTTTACAAAATATTGAAAAAACAGCGAGTGAAGCAAACGTTTCGCATCCAGCTATTATTCTAGTAGGTGAAATTGTTTCATTCCGTGAGAAAATGCAGTGGTTTAGTGAAGGTGGAGTTGGGGTCTCATCCTAG
- a CDS encoding cobalt-precorrin-5B (C(1))-methyltransferase encodes MKKKVEKDPKDMRYGYTTGANATAATKAALLSLLEQREVNEVSIRLPVGKVVTFHMKEVTFTKLEATATVIKDAGDDPDATHKAEIVSTVCFTKDEGIHLDGGVGVGRVTKPGLPVAVGEAAINPVPRKMIMEVALEVLERFSLTQGIRIIISVPEGEEIAKKTLNSRLGIIGGISILGTRGTVVPFSTSAFKASIAQAISVAVTNGCDHLFLTTGGRSEKFAIETHPDAKEEAFIEMGDFVGFALKQCKAKKVKKITLVGMMGKFSKVAQGVMMVHSKSAPVDFNFLSEVAKGAGVPNNLLEEIRGANTASQVGTMMLEHGYHGFFSKLCQLIGQKSLQEIRGGLDIEVYIISMSKEVLGKEVVKWDNRLKLSE; translated from the coding sequence ATGAAAAAGAAAGTGGAAAAAGACCCGAAGGATATGCGGTATGGGTACACAACGGGAGCAAATGCAACGGCAGCCACAAAAGCTGCCCTACTCTCCCTTTTAGAGCAACGCGAAGTAAACGAAGTATCGATTCGCTTACCAGTTGGTAAAGTTGTGACTTTTCATATGAAAGAAGTGACGTTTACCAAACTTGAAGCAACGGCAACGGTTATAAAAGATGCTGGAGACGATCCAGACGCGACTCATAAAGCTGAAATTGTGTCGACTGTTTGCTTTACAAAAGACGAAGGAATTCACCTTGATGGTGGTGTTGGGGTGGGACGAGTTACAAAGCCAGGATTGCCTGTTGCTGTTGGTGAAGCTGCGATTAATCCAGTTCCTCGAAAGATGATTATGGAAGTGGCTTTAGAAGTCTTGGAACGATTCTCGCTAACACAAGGTATTCGGATTATTATTTCCGTTCCTGAAGGTGAAGAGATTGCTAAGAAAACATTAAACAGTAGACTCGGAATTATTGGTGGGATTTCGATTTTAGGAACAAGAGGTACGGTGGTCCCATTCTCTACTTCTGCATTTAAAGCGAGTATTGCTCAAGCCATCTCAGTAGCTGTTACCAATGGTTGTGACCATTTATTTTTAACAACGGGTGGGAGAAGTGAAAAATTTGCGATTGAAACTCATCCTGATGCCAAGGAAGAGGCTTTTATTGAAATGGGCGATTTCGTCGGTTTTGCTTTGAAGCAATGTAAAGCCAAAAAAGTAAAGAAAATAACACTCGTCGGCATGATGGGGAAGTTTTCTAAAGTCGCTCAAGGTGTCATGATGGTTCATTCCAAAAGTGCACCTGTCGATTTTAATTTTCTCTCTGAAGTAGCAAAAGGTGCAGGGGTACCAAACAATTTGCTAGAGGAGATTCGCGGTGCCAATACAGCATCACAAGTTGGAACGATGATGTTAGAACATGGATACCATGGCTTCTTCTCAAAACTTTGTCAATTAATTGGGCAAAAGAGCTTACAAGAAATTAGAGGTGGCTTAGACATTGAAGTCTATATTATCTCCATGAGTAAAGAAGTGTTAGGAAAAGAGGTAGTAAAATGGGACAACCGATTAAAATTATCGGAATAA
- a CDS encoding sirohydrochlorin chelatase has protein sequence MDAILFIGHGTKKREGNEQLLQFVDSMKDDISCPIVETCFLEFSHPTIREGIKRCIERGATKVAIVPMMFFSAGHAKIHIPVEIDEAKEMYPNVQFTYGRPIGIHDKVFDILQSRLKDVGFFQDQKDVGILLVGRGSSDADANSDLYKIGRLLSEKVNMVNVELSFIGVTSPTVEEGVNRSIKLGAKKIFIIPYFFFTGILMDRMTEKLENFQNAHPNLQFAMTEFFGFHPELKTIFIERANEALVGEAKLNCDVCSFRLHAIEHMDVHHHHHDHGHEHHHEHHHHHDHELQR, from the coding sequence ATGGATGCTATTTTATTTATCGGCCATGGTACGAAAAAAAGAGAAGGGAATGAACAACTTTTACAATTTGTTGACTCTATGAAAGATGATATCTCCTGTCCGATTGTTGAGACATGCTTTTTAGAGTTTTCTCATCCAACAATACGAGAAGGAATTAAACGTTGTATCGAACGTGGTGCGACGAAAGTGGCAATTGTTCCGATGATGTTTTTCTCTGCGGGACATGCAAAAATTCATATTCCTGTAGAAATTGATGAGGCAAAAGAAATGTATCCTAACGTCCAATTTACTTACGGAAGACCTATTGGGATTCATGACAAAGTCTTTGATATTTTGCAATCACGTTTGAAGGATGTAGGTTTCTTTCAAGATCAGAAGGATGTCGGTATCTTACTAGTCGGGCGTGGTAGTAGTGATGCTGATGCAAATAGTGATCTATATAAGATTGGTAGACTTTTATCTGAAAAAGTAAATATGGTTAATGTTGAGTTGTCTTTTATTGGTGTAACATCTCCTACTGTAGAAGAAGGAGTTAATCGATCCATTAAGTTAGGGGCAAAAAAGATCTTTATTATCCCTTACTTCTTCTTTACGGGGATCTTGATGGACCGCATGACTGAAAAGCTTGAAAATTTTCAAAACGCCCATCCTAACCTACAGTTTGCAATGACGGAGTTTTTTGGCTTCCACCCTGAATTAAAAACAATTTTTATTGAGCGTGCCAATGAAGCACTAGTTGGGGAAGCGAAATTGAATTGTGATGTTTGTTCTTTCCGTCTTCATGCGATAGAACATATGGATGTTCATCATCATCATCACGACCACGGTCATGAACACCACCATGAACACCACCATCATCATGATCACGAGTTACAAAGGTAG
- the cobK gene encoding precorrin-6A reductase — MIYLIAGTSDARELAISVKDASYEVLASVVTENAAISLRKANIETIVGRLTAKEMTVLIQKRGIKMIVDASHPFAEEASKNGVEAGQLAQIPYVRYERENYQEDDELITYVSSYEDAAFLAKEQKGVVMLTTGSKTLQIFTKHLLNAEGIRLIARMLPRKDNMEKCEELGVEQKNIVAIQGPFSKELNIALFKQFDVTLMITKESGKVGSVDEKVEAARELNIPIIMITRPKIDYGMMCRSFKDVLKTINQKLEV, encoded by the coding sequence ATGATTTATCTTATAGCAGGTACGAGTGATGCTAGAGAGTTAGCGATATCAGTGAAAGATGCAAGCTATGAAGTGTTGGCGTCTGTTGTAACGGAAAATGCAGCGATTTCATTACGAAAAGCGAACATTGAAACGATCGTTGGGAGATTAACGGCTAAAGAAATGACAGTATTGATTCAAAAGCGAGGTATCAAGATGATTGTAGATGCTTCGCATCCATTCGCTGAGGAAGCTTCGAAAAATGGAGTTGAAGCAGGACAGCTTGCTCAAATTCCTTATGTTCGCTATGAACGTGAGAATTATCAAGAAGATGATGAACTCATTACGTATGTTTCATCTTATGAAGACGCAGCATTCCTCGCAAAAGAACAAAAGGGTGTGGTGATGTTAACGACAGGGAGTAAAACATTACAAATCTTCACAAAACATCTTTTAAATGCCGAGGGTATACGCTTAATCGCTAGAATGTTGCCACGAAAAGATAACATGGAAAAATGTGAGGAATTAGGTGTTGAACAAAAAAATATTGTGGCAATCCAAGGTCCTTTCTCTAAAGAGTTAAACATCGCGTTGTTCAAACAATTTGATGTAACACTCATGATTACAAAAGAAAGTGGAAAAGTTGGGTCTGTCGATGAGAAGGTTGAAGCAGCAAGGGAATTAAACATACCAATAATTATGATTACTCGACCGAAAATTGACTACGGAATGATGTGTAGATCATTTAAGGACGTTTTAAAAACAATAAATCAAAAACTCGAGGTGTAA
- a CDS encoding cobalt-precorrin 5A hydrolase encodes MDNIALVAITKHGVDLVRKLRASMPKANLYYMKKFERGDEQEKNIQLFEGSIKLLLPDMFKRYDGIIMVISLGAVVRMIAPILKDKKIDPAVVVIDDKGEFVISVLSGHIGGANDLTREVASYLHATPVITTASDVQKTIPVDIFGRELGWTVEDYANIIPVSAAVVNEEPLVILQESGEKTWWKHDRPLPKQMKVVQSVEEALKTEYNAALVITHRILSKEEENKLLANGVLYRPKSVYLGIGCNRGTSALEIKQVIEETLKDERISIQSVKSIATIDLKKDEEGLIEVCTDFGWDFVYYTPEQLNAAPIKNPSETVYKFTGAYGVSEPAALIAAEVDELLLEKKKSGNVTISIAVKK; translated from the coding sequence ATGGATAACATTGCTTTAGTTGCGATTACGAAGCACGGTGTGGATCTTGTTCGGAAGTTACGTGCTTCCATGCCGAAAGCCAATCTGTATTATATGAAGAAGTTTGAACGTGGTGATGAACAAGAAAAAAACATTCAATTATTCGAAGGTTCGATCAAACTCCTTTTACCCGATATGTTCAAACGCTATGATGGTATTATTATGGTGATTTCTTTAGGGGCAGTTGTTCGAATGATTGCTCCGATTTTAAAAGATAAGAAAATCGATCCAGCTGTCGTCGTTATTGATGATAAAGGTGAGTTTGTTATTAGTGTACTTTCAGGGCATATTGGTGGTGCCAATGATTTAACTCGTGAAGTCGCTTCATATCTCCATGCAACTCCTGTGATTACAACTGCATCTGATGTGCAAAAAACGATTCCAGTTGATATTTTCGGACGTGAATTGGGCTGGACGGTTGAAGATTATGCAAATATTATTCCTGTGAGTGCCGCGGTTGTGAATGAAGAGCCACTTGTTATTTTACAAGAATCAGGTGAAAAAACATGGTGGAAGCATGATCGTCCACTACCAAAACAAATGAAAGTGGTACAATCAGTTGAAGAAGCACTCAAAACCGAATACAATGCAGCTCTTGTCATTACCCACCGAATTTTATCAAAAGAAGAAGAAAACAAATTGTTAGCAAACGGTGTGTTGTACCGACCGAAATCGGTTTATTTAGGGATCGGTTGTAATCGTGGGACGAGTGCTTTAGAAATTAAACAAGTGATCGAGGAAACGTTGAAAGATGAAAGAATCTCTATTCAATCGGTTAAGTCGATAGCAACGATTGACTTGAAAAAAGATGAAGAAGGTTTGATAGAGGTTTGTACCGATTTTGGATGGGACTTTGTCTACTATACTCCAGAACAATTGAACGCTGCTCCAATCAAAAATCCTTCTGAAACGGTCTATAAATTCACTGGAGCTTATGGAGTTAGTGAACCAGCAGCACTGATTGCTGCAGAAGTAGATGAACTTTTACTAGAAAAAAAGAAAAGTGGCAATGTAACGATTTCGATCGCTGTGAAAAAGTAA
- the cobM gene encoding precorrin-4 C(11)-methyltransferase, with product MLEAKVYIVGAGPGDPELITVKGQNILKQADVILYTDSLVNEQLMEVAKPDAEIIKSAGMNLEELVDCMVSNVRQDKSVARVHTGDPAVYGAILEQMRYLKREEVDYEIIPGVSSVFAAAAAAGIELTVPELTQTVILTRAEGRTPMPEREQLKDLASHHCSTALFLSATLIKKVVREFLEAGWLETDPVVVVYRASWPDQKVVRTTLGQLDEAMRTEGIRKQAMVIISKAADEQLLFEEGKYESKLYDKTFTHGFRKGEKVNG from the coding sequence TTGTTAGAAGCAAAAGTATATATCGTTGGAGCAGGTCCAGGAGACCCCGAATTAATAACGGTAAAGGGTCAAAATATTTTAAAGCAAGCTGATGTGATTTTATACACCGATTCACTAGTGAATGAACAGTTAATGGAAGTGGCAAAGCCTGATGCCGAAATTATAAAAAGTGCTGGAATGAATTTAGAAGAACTCGTAGATTGTATGGTTTCAAATGTTCGTCAAGATAAGAGTGTCGCTCGTGTTCATACAGGAGATCCTGCAGTTTATGGTGCGATCTTAGAACAGATGCGCTACTTAAAACGCGAGGAAGTTGATTATGAAATCATTCCAGGTGTAAGTTCAGTATTTGCGGCAGCAGCTGCGGCTGGAATTGAGTTAACCGTTCCAGAACTAACCCAAACGGTGATATTAACGAGAGCTGAAGGGCGTACACCGATGCCGGAACGTGAGCAGTTAAAGGACTTAGCAAGCCATCATTGCTCTACTGCCTTATTTTTAAGTGCAACCTTAATTAAAAAAGTGGTTCGCGAGTTTTTAGAAGCGGGCTGGTTAGAGACTGATCCTGTTGTTGTCGTTTACCGTGCCTCATGGCCAGATCAAAAAGTTGTTCGAACAACATTGGGGCAGCTAGATGAAGCGATGAGGACAGAAGGAATTCGGAAACAAGCGATGGTGATCATTAGTAAAGCTGCCGATGAACAACTTCTTTTTGAAGAAGGGAAGTACGAATCAAAGCTTTATGATAAGACGTTCACTCACGGCTTCCGTAAAGGGGAAAAGGTCAATGGATAA
- the cobT gene encoding nicotinate-nucleotide--dimethylbenzimidazole phosphoribosyltransferase, giving the protein MSPINEILSSIKPLDDQVMKLVSDHVDQLTKPIGALGRIEELAIQLAGITRKERPTVKSPAVIVCAGDHGIVNEGVSAYPQELTKLMIDNFIKGRAAINVLANQIGANVTVVDVGVNGEVNHPSLVVKKVKNGTNNFYNEDAMSEQEAIEAIEAGMDVAQNVIDQGHEAIIIGEMGIGNTTASSALIAAFTNADVQDVVGRGTGLTEEGQLQKIAIIKEALERRNVSEASTLQVLARVGGLEIAALAGVLLQATANRIPVIVDGFISTAAALVAYELCPTIKDYLIISHQSVEPGQKAVFEYLDKKPLLSLDLRLGEGTGAALAYPLLDAATRILTEMATFADLGIEKKKEEPIENPL; this is encoded by the coding sequence ATGAGTCCAATTAATGAAATCCTATCAAGCATAAAACCACTTGATGATCAAGTAATGAAGTTAGTAAGCGATCATGTTGACCAATTAACGAAGCCAATTGGTGCTTTAGGGAGAATAGAAGAGTTAGCCATTCAATTAGCAGGGATAACCAGAAAAGAGCGGCCAACGGTAAAGTCACCTGCGGTTATTGTGTGTGCTGGCGACCATGGCATCGTCAATGAAGGTGTATCAGCATACCCGCAAGAATTGACGAAACTAATGATCGATAACTTTATTAAAGGACGTGCAGCCATTAATGTCCTTGCCAACCAAATTGGTGCTAATGTAACGGTCGTTGATGTTGGGGTCAACGGTGAGGTGAATCATCCTTCGTTAGTTGTGAAAAAAGTGAAAAATGGAACGAACAATTTCTATAATGAAGATGCAATGAGTGAACAAGAAGCGATCGAAGCGATCGAAGCAGGGATGGACGTAGCTCAGAACGTCATTGATCAAGGGCATGAGGCGATTATTATTGGTGAAATGGGTATTGGTAACACCACAGCAAGTAGTGCCTTAATTGCTGCGTTTACGAATGCGGATGTCCAAGATGTAGTTGGTCGAGGAACGGGATTAACGGAAGAAGGGCAGCTACAAAAAATAGCGATTATCAAAGAAGCACTAGAGCGACGCAATGTTAGTGAAGCTTCTACTCTTCAAGTGTTAGCACGTGTAGGAGGGCTTGAAATTGCCGCACTGGCAGGTGTCTTATTACAAGCAACAGCTAATCGTATACCTGTTATTGTTGATGGATTTATTTCAACAGCTGCAGCTCTTGTTGCCTATGAGCTTTGTCCAACCATAAAAGATTATTTAATCATTAGTCATCAATCGGTAGAACCTGGACAAAAAGCTGTATTTGAATACTTAGATAAAAAACCGCTACTTTCACTGGACCTAAGATTAGGTGAAGGAACAGGGGCGGCATTAGCTTATCCACTACTCGATGCAGCAACAAGAATTTTAACTGAGATGGCAACATTTGCTGATCTTGGTATTGAGAAAAAGAAAGAAGAACCAATCGAAAATCCCTTGTAA
- the cobI gene encoding precorrin-2 C(20)-methyltransferase, whose protein sequence is MTIGTVYGVGVGPGDPELITIKAYRMLKEADVVAYPKKRKGSKSYAYQIVDQYIDTENKEMLGLVFPMTKDQEVLDREWRTIVDQVWECVKQGKDVAFVTEGDTMLYSTFIHLYRLMKELHPEVNIVSIPGISSVNGAASRLGIPLADGDDWTGIIPATDNREEMKKALQDHDGMVFIKVAKVLPMMIDLLEELDLVDKATVVTKVTSGEEYIWKDVRELKTAELEYLTLMLVRK, encoded by the coding sequence ATGACCATCGGAACCGTGTACGGTGTCGGAGTAGGACCTGGTGATCCTGAATTAATAACGATTAAGGCCTATCGCATGCTGAAAGAAGCAGATGTTGTTGCTTACCCGAAAAAAAGAAAAGGTAGTAAAAGTTATGCCTATCAAATTGTCGATCAATATATTGATACGGAGAATAAAGAAATGCTCGGTCTTGTCTTTCCAATGACAAAGGATCAAGAAGTACTTGATCGTGAATGGCGTACGATCGTTGATCAAGTATGGGAATGTGTCAAACAAGGAAAAGATGTTGCCTTTGTAACAGAAGGAGATACGATGCTTTACAGTACTTTCATTCATTTGTATCGATTAATGAAAGAGCTTCATCCCGAAGTTAATATCGTTTCGATTCCTGGGATTTCATCTGTAAATGGGGCTGCATCAAGACTTGGCATTCCGCTTGCGGATGGAGATGATTGGACGGGGATCATTCCTGCAACCGACAATCGAGAAGAAATGAAAAAAGCACTGCAAGACCATGATGGAATGGTTTTTATTAAAGTAGCGAAAGTGCTGCCAATGATGATTGACCTGTTAGAAGAGTTAGATTTAGTTGATAAAGCGACCGTTGTGACAAAAGTGACTTCAGGTGAGGAATATATTTGGAAAGATGTTCGTGAATTGAAAACGGCGGAACTAGAATACTTAACATTAATGTTAGTAAGAAAGTAG
- a CDS encoding precorrin-8X methylmutase has protein sequence MDFQTEFKPLTVQPQEIEGLSFQMITDELGEHSFTEEQYPVVQRIIHASADFDLGRSVVFHPDAVQAGIQAIRSGKKVVADVQMVQVGISKPRLEKFGGSVQVYISDQDVIEEAKRLNTTRAIVSIRKAIKEADGGIFAIGNAPTALLELIRLVKNGEARPGLVIGMPVGFVSAAESKEELAKLDIPFITNIGRKGGSPVTVAALNALSIMAEKQG, from the coding sequence ATGGATTTTCAAACAGAATTCAAACCATTAACCGTACAACCACAAGAGATTGAAGGGTTAAGCTTTCAAATGATTACAGATGAGCTAGGGGAGCACTCGTTTACAGAAGAACAATATCCAGTAGTCCAACGAATCATACATGCGTCTGCTGATTTTGATTTAGGAAGAAGTGTCGTGTTTCATCCAGATGCCGTTCAAGCGGGAATTCAAGCGATCCGCTCAGGTAAAAAAGTCGTTGCTGATGTTCAAATGGTTCAAGTCGGAATTAGTAAACCACGTCTTGAAAAATTCGGTGGTAGTGTTCAAGTTTATATTTCTGACCAAGATGTTATTGAAGAAGCGAAACGGTTAAATACTACTCGTGCAATCGTGTCTATTCGCAAAGCGATCAAAGAAGCAGATGGAGGAATTTTTGCCATCGGAAATGCACCGACTGCCTTACTGGAGTTGATTCGCTTAGTTAAGAACGGTGAAGCGCGTCCAGGACTTGTAATTGGTATGCCAGTTGGCTTCGTCTCTGCAGCTGAATCAAAAGAAGAGCTAGCAAAGCTGGATATTCCTTTTATTACAAATATCGGACGTAAAGGAGGAAGTCCCGTTACTGTTGCGGCGTTAAATGCATTGTCTATCATGGCTGAAAAGCAGGGGTAA
- the cbiE gene encoding precorrin-6y C5,15-methyltransferase (decarboxylating) subunit CbiE: MGQPIKIIGITDGGKSSLLPIYEKWIYESECLIGGERQLQFFPEYNGDRIVLKGNLKTAVEQLQATDKRCVLLASGDPLFFGIGSYLSKKLPVEIYPNLSSIQEAFAKIQESWQDCTFISLHGRTMKGLAQKVDGRAKVCLLTDKNNTPATIAKYLLSYGIEEYDSYVAEALGGENEKVVQLSLEEMTDYEGHPLNIVILKRTGQGPNWSLGISDDEFKQRKPDKGLITKKEVRVLSLAELNLHENSVVWDIGTCTGSVAIESARIARHGQVYAMEKNQADYENCLENTKKFRADITVKCSKAPEGLEDFPNPDAIFIGGTGGEMQDLLRVCASRLNKGGRIVLNAATIETLYLANETFRALEFETSVRLVQISRSKPILHMNRFEGLNPIYIITAKHKEEQS; the protein is encoded by the coding sequence ATGGGACAACCGATTAAAATTATCGGAATAACAGATGGTGGAAAGTCTAGTCTTTTACCGATCTATGAAAAATGGATCTATGAAAGTGAATGTTTAATAGGTGGAGAAAGGCAACTACAGTTTTTTCCAGAGTACAATGGCGATAGAATTGTACTAAAGGGCAATTTAAAGACAGCAGTAGAACAACTTCAAGCGACGGACAAACGTTGTGTTTTATTAGCTTCTGGTGACCCTCTTTTTTTTGGGATAGGAAGTTATCTTTCTAAAAAGTTACCAGTAGAGATTTATCCTAATTTAAGTTCCATCCAAGAGGCTTTTGCAAAAATTCAAGAAAGTTGGCAAGATTGTACATTCATTAGTTTACATGGCCGAACGATGAAAGGACTCGCTCAAAAAGTCGACGGCCGTGCTAAAGTGTGCCTATTAACAGATAAAAATAATACACCAGCTACAATTGCAAAGTATCTTCTTTCTTACGGTATAGAAGAATATGATTCGTATGTAGCTGAAGCGCTTGGCGGTGAAAATGAGAAGGTTGTTCAACTATCATTAGAAGAAATGACTGATTATGAAGGACATCCTCTTAATATCGTCATCTTAAAACGAACTGGACAAGGTCCAAACTGGTCATTAGGAATATCTGATGATGAATTTAAGCAACGAAAACCAGATAAAGGTTTAATTACAAAAAAAGAAGTTCGCGTTCTAAGTTTAGCTGAATTAAATTTACATGAAAATTCTGTTGTATGGGATATTGGTACATGTACTGGCTCTGTTGCGATAGAAAGTGCAAGAATCGCAAGGCATGGTCAAGTATATGCAATGGAAAAAAATCAAGCAGACTATGAAAACTGCTTGGAAAACACGAAAAAGTTTAGAGCAGATATTACTGTCAAATGTAGTAAAGCTCCTGAAGGACTTGAAGATTTCCCGAATCCTGATGCGATCTTTATCGGCGGGACTGGTGGAGAAATGCAGGACTTGTTAAGAGTTTGTGCAAGTCGCCTGAATAAAGGTGGGCGGATTGTCTTGAATGCAGCAACGATTGAAACGCTGTATCTAGCGAATGAAACTTTTAGAGCACTAGAATTTGAGACTTCAGTTAGGCTCGTACAAATTTCAAGAAGTAAACCGATTTTACATATGAACCGTTTTGAAGGGTTAAATCCAATTTACATTATCACAGCGAAACATAAGGAGGAACAATCATGA
- a CDS encoding cobyrinate a,c-diamide synthase, which produces MMQRRIVIAGTNSGVGKTTLTIGLMAAFKKKGLTVQGFKCGPDYIDPSYHTAVTGRQSRNVDSWMLEHDIVNDIFVDASQGADLSIIEGVMGFYDGKSPKSNVGSTAEISLLLQAPVILVVNIASMARSAAAIVKGYQMLDPNVNIAGVILNQAGSKGHFELCKTAIEEECDVPVVGYLLKGDGLTIPERHLGLIPAIERGELDEFFYELGDVVADRIDLDELLRISERGPTLELKTDLFSQQDEQEREVKIAVAYDSAFNFYYRENFKLLEKTGAELIFFSPLAGETLPAEVDGLYIGGGFPEEFAKELSENEQAKEDIKNAISNGLPTFAECGGFMYLTESIASSEGETFPMVGVIPGKVKMQERLAALGYRQVTAIDETFLFKKGEEARGHEFHYSTFESDKEFEKAYYVKALRGEKEEGYRTDNIVAGYTHIHFASNPKVAASFVEKCVQYKEKNKDESN; this is translated from the coding sequence ATGATGCAACGAAGAATAGTAATTGCAGGAACGAATAGTGGGGTTGGTAAAACAACATTGACGATCGGTTTAATGGCTGCTTTTAAAAAGAAAGGACTAACCGTACAAGGCTTTAAATGTGGACCTGATTATATCGATCCTAGTTACCATACCGCTGTAACAGGTAGGCAATCGCGAAATGTCGATAGCTGGATGCTCGAGCATGATATCGTGAACGATATTTTTGTTGACGCAAGTCAAGGAGCAGACCTTTCGATCATAGAGGGTGTTATGGGCTTTTATGATGGGAAAAGTCCCAAAAGTAATGTCGGGAGTACCGCAGAAATTAGTTTACTTCTTCAAGCTCCTGTCATTTTGGTCGTTAACATTGCAAGTATGGCAAGAAGTGCCGCTGCGATCGTCAAAGGCTATCAAATGTTAGACCCAAACGTCAATATTGCTGGCGTTATTTTAAATCAAGCTGGTAGTAAAGGGCATTTTGAACTGTGTAAAACGGCGATTGAAGAGGAATGTGATGTGCCTGTTGTTGGCTATTTACTAAAAGGAGACGGTCTTACGATTCCTGAACGCCATTTAGGGTTAATCCCAGCGATTGAGAGAGGCGAGCTAGATGAGTTTTTTTATGAGCTTGGTGATGTAGTCGCTGATCGTATCGATTTGGATGAATTATTGCGTATTTCTGAACGAGGTCCAACGCTTGAGTTAAAAACAGACTTATTTTCACAGCAGGATGAGCAAGAACGAGAAGTCAAAATCGCAGTCGCCTACGATTCAGCCTTTAACTTCTATTATCGTGAAAACTTTAAGTTGTTGGAGAAGACAGGGGCTGAACTTATATTCTTTAGTCCTCTAGCAGGGGAAACACTACCTGCCGAAGTCGATGGTTTGTACATTGGTGGTGGTTTCCCAGAAGAGTTTGCAAAAGAACTTTCAGAAAACGAACAAGCTAAAGAGGATATAAAAAATGCGATTTCAAATGGTCTACCTACTTTTGCTGAGTGTGGTGGGTTTATGTACTTAACCGAATCGATTGCTAGTAGCGAAGGAGAAACGTTCCCAATGGTCGGCGTTATTCCAGGAAAGGTAAAAATGCAAGAAAGATTAGCCGCACTAGGCTACCGTCAAGTAACTGCAATCGACGAAACCTTCCTTTTTAAAAAAGGTGAGGAAGCAAGAGGTCATGAGTTTCATTATTCTACTTTTGAAAGTGATAAAGAGTTCGAAAAAGCTTATTATGTTAAAGCGCTTCGTGGAGAAAAAGAAGAAGGTTACAGAACAGACAACATCGTTGCTGGCTATACGCACATTCATTTTGCATCCAACCCAAAAGTTGCCGCGTCATTCGTAGAAAAATGTGTACAGTATAAGGAGAAGAATAAAGATGAGTCCAATTAA